In bacterium, the following proteins share a genomic window:
- a CDS encoding dual specificity protein phosphatase family protein has product MELFQVDEAGKLFISPVITCWDTIEGHGVDVVIDLEGDIDHGVPTIPDRWIYVYYPIHDEDLPNLRKLRAIALMGAELVRQGHGVLSHCGMGFNRSALLAGMIMHELGMDGPEIVEQLRCRRPGALFNEVFADHLASLRR; this is encoded by the coding sequence ATGGAACTGTTCCAGGTCGACGAGGCCGGCAAGCTGTTCATCTCACCGGTCATCACCTGTTGGGACACGATCGAGGGGCACGGCGTCGACGTGGTCATCGACCTTGAGGGCGATATCGACCACGGCGTGCCGACGATCCCCGACCGCTGGATCTACGTGTACTACCCGATCCACGACGAGGACCTGCCGAACCTGCGAAAGCTCCGAGCCATCGCCCTGATGGGCGCCGAGCTTGTGCGGCAGGGCCACGGCGTGCTCTCGCACTGCGGCATGGGATTCAACCGCTCGGCGCTGCTGGCCGGGATGATCATGCATGAACTGGGAATGGACGGCCCGGAGATTGTCGAGCAGCTGCGGTGTCGACGCCCCGGTGCGCTGTTCAACGAGGTCTTCGCCGACCACCTGGCCTCGCTCCGGAGATAG
- a CDS encoding YbaB/EbfC family nucleoid-associated protein, which yields MDIRMLMKQAQQMQAKMAKAQAELESREVTAEVAGGQVKVVMNGKHRLKSLVIAPSAVDPDDIEFLQDLVLAAVNEGIAAVDALVEKEMGAVTGGMNVPGLNLPGMG from the coding sequence ATGGACATCCGCATGCTGATGAAGCAGGCCCAGCAGATGCAGGCCAAGATGGCAAAGGCCCAGGCCGAACTCGAGAGCCGCGAGGTGACGGCCGAGGTGGCCGGGGGACAGGTCAAGGTCGTCATGAACGGCAAGCACCGGCTCAAGAGCCTGGTCATTGCCCCGTCGGCCGTCGACCCGGACGACATCGAGTTCCTGCAGGACCTGGTGCTGGCCGCCGTCAACGAGGGCATTGCCGCGGTCGATGCGCTCGTCGAGAAGGAAATGGGCGCAGTCACCGGCGGCATGAACGTGCCCGGCCTGAACCTGCCGGGAATGGGCTGA
- a CDS encoding roadblock/LC7 domain-containing protein: protein MVRAEWAIFEEDYWAIDNVLDDLLRSSRASNVVLIDRTGQLVSQCGPEVDFDLTSFASLCAADFEANYQLAKLIGERDFSTLFHQGARESMYLAKISKGVVLVVLFTKSTTLGLVRLRVKRAVEELNDIIERLYEKLEYRNEEYDTFDETFTRGVEAEIDNLFAD, encoded by the coding sequence ATGGTCAGAGCTGAGTGGGCAATCTTCGAGGAAGACTACTGGGCGATCGACAACGTCCTGGATGACCTGCTGCGCAGCAGCAGGGCCAGCAACGTGGTGTTGATCGACCGGACGGGCCAGCTGGTCAGCCAGTGCGGTCCCGAGGTCGATTTCGACCTCACCAGTTTCGCCTCGCTGTGCGCGGCCGACTTCGAGGCGAACTACCAGCTCGCCAAGCTGATCGGCGAACGGGATTTCAGCACGTTGTTCCACCAGGGGGCGCGCGAGAGCATGTATCTCGCGAAGATCTCGAAGGGTGTTGTGCTGGTGGTCCTGTTCACCAAGAGCACGACGCTCGGGCTGGTGCGGCTGCGCGTCAAGCGCGCGGTCGAGGAACTGAATGACATCATCGAGCGGCTCTACGAGAAGCTGGAGTACCGCAACGAGGAATACGACACCTTCGACGAGACCTTCACGCGCGGCGTGGAGGCTGAAATCGATAACCTGTTCGCTGACTGA
- the recR gene encoding recombination protein RecR: MERGNGGGNGNGNGHAGGNGFGADGGEFQSPALERLVRSLSRLPGLGRKSATRVALHLLTGGGAAAHAEELTETLAEARRQVRTCSSCGAITEPDPCRICCSERRDRSQLCVVASPVDVLPIEKAGFFRGRYFVLGGLLSPLDGVRAQDLPFDRLRERLQDGPVTELIMALDASVEGETTALYIQRLLSSSELQMSRLATGIPVGGALAYTDEVTLQRAFQFRRSF, from the coding sequence GTGGAGCGCGGCAACGGCGGCGGCAACGGCAACGGGAATGGCCATGCCGGTGGAAACGGTTTCGGCGCCGATGGCGGCGAATTCCAGTCGCCGGCGCTCGAACGGCTGGTGCGCAGCCTCAGCCGGCTGCCGGGCCTGGGCCGCAAGTCGGCCACGCGTGTGGCCCTTCACCTCCTGACCGGGGGCGGCGCAGCCGCGCATGCCGAGGAGCTGACCGAGACCCTGGCCGAGGCCCGTCGCCAGGTGCGCACCTGTTCGAGCTGCGGCGCGATCACCGAGCCCGACCCCTGTCGCATCTGCTGCTCGGAACGCCGTGACCGCTCGCAATTGTGCGTGGTGGCCAGCCCTGTCGATGTCCTGCCCATCGAGAAGGCCGGGTTCTTCCGCGGGCGCTATTTCGTGCTTGGCGGCCTGCTTTCGCCGCTCGACGGTGTCCGTGCCCAGGACCTTCCGTTCGACCGCCTGCGGGAGCGTTTGCAGGACGGACCCGTCACCGAACTGATCATGGCCCTGGACGCCTCCGTGGAGGGCGAGACGACGGCGCTCTACATTCAGAGGTTGTTGTCCAGCAGCGAGTTGCAGATGTCGAGACTGGCGACGGGGATTCCCGTCGGTGGCGCCCTGGCCTATACCGACGAGGTGACCCTGCAGCGCGCCTTCCAGTTCCGCCGCTCCTTCTGA
- a CDS encoding gliding-motility protein MglA codes for MSLINYSSREINCKVVYYGPGLGGKTTNIQYVYEKLAPETKGKLVTLATEMDRTLFFDFLPLELGEVKGFKTRFHLYTVPGQVYYNASRKLILRGVDGIVFVGDSSEARFDANIEALYNLHDNLKEYDLSLEQIPFVMQWNKRDMPDAIPIAELNEELNPEGYDNFEGIAVQGVGVFDTLKCVAKKVLRQLQTS; via the coding sequence GTGTCGCTGATCAACTACTCCTCGCGCGAGATCAACTGCAAGGTGGTGTATTACGGACCCGGTCTCGGCGGGAAGACGACCAACATCCAGTACGTCTACGAGAAGCTCGCACCCGAGACCAAGGGCAAGCTCGTGACGCTGGCGACGGAGATGGACCGCACGCTCTTCTTCGACTTCCTGCCCCTGGAGCTGGGCGAGGTCAAGGGTTTCAAGACGCGCTTCCACCTCTACACGGTGCCCGGCCAGGTCTACTACAACGCCAGTCGCAAGCTGATCCTGCGCGGTGTCGACGGCATCGTCTTCGTGGGCGACAGCAGCGAGGCCCGCTTCGACGCGAACATCGAGGCGTTGTACAACCTTCATGACAACCTGAAGGAATACGACCTGAGCCTCGAGCAGATCCCCTTCGTGATGCAGTGGAACAAGCGCGACATGCCGGACGCGATCCCCATTGCCGAGTTGAACGAGGAGCTGAATCCCGAAGGCTACGACAACTTCGAGGGTATCGCCGTCCAGGGCGTGGGTGTCTTTGACACGCTGAAGTGCGTGGCGAAGAAGGTGCTCCGGCAGTTGCAGACGAGCTGA